Proteins found in one Macrobrachium nipponense isolate FS-2020 chromosome 4, ASM1510439v2, whole genome shotgun sequence genomic segment:
- the LOC135210932 gene encoding uncharacterized protein LOC135210932, producing the protein MSRIMLLAAVFAFASAMPEPNLFEDIVTAELRKLLTPYDPHTFTGVHTLNVTHDDTSLHFTFDELTFTGLADIECTHFSPPVLTKEVTITTQHLKVDIHSPSYTVEGHLNGQPLSASGVADLTAHTFGGTANFHADSHSLSPFSICIAPGTLQLDLFVESLDANFENAEELNHEIDTRGPELVDLLEADLLVHEDAIVDFLNHLLCKV; encoded by the exons ATGTCTCGGATAATGCTCCTAGCGGCTGTCTTCGCCTTCGCTTCAGCGATGCCTGAGC CTAACCTTTTCGAAGACATAGTTACCGCTGAACTCCGTAAGCTGCTGACTCCCTATGACCCCCACACCTTCACTGGCGTCCACACCCTCAATGTTACCCACGATGACACAAG cctTCATTTCACCTTTGATGAACTCACATTTACTGGATTAGCTGATATTGAATGCACCCACTTCAGCCCACCCGTCTTAACAAAAGAG GTCACCATAACCACCCAACATCTGAAAGTTGATATTCACTCGCCCAGCTACACTGTCGAAGGTCACCTGAACGGGCAGCCCCTATCAGCTTCTGGTGTAGCAGA CTTGACTGCACACACTTTCGGTGGTACCGCGAATTTCCATGCTGACAGCCACAGCCTTTCTCCTTTCTCGATCTGCATCGCCCCAGGAACCCTTCAACTCGATCTCTTCGTTGAGAGTCTCGAT gccAACTTTGAGAACGCTGAAGAACTCAACCACGAGATCGACACCCGTGGACCAGAGCTGGTAGACCTTTTGGAAGCAGACCTCTTGGTTCACGAAGATGCCATTGTTGACTTCCTCAACCACCTTCTCTGCAAGGTTTAA